Genomic window (Cellulosilyticum lentocellum DSM 5427):
ATAAAGGTTCGTCCATAAGGAATACTTTTGGTTCACGAACGATAGCACGACCCATGGCAACACGTTGACGTTGTCCACCTGATAATGCTTTTGGTTTACGATCTAAGCATTGGTCGATATCAAGGATTTTAGCTGCTTCACGTACACGACGATCGATTTCTTCTTTTGGAGTTTTACGAAGTTTTAAACCGAATGCCATGTTATCATATACAGTCATGTGTGGGTATAAAGCGTAGTTTTGGAATACCATTGCGATGTCACGATCTTTTGGAGCAACATCGTTACAAAGTTTGTCACCAATCCATAATTCACCTGAAGAAATTTCTTCAAGACCAGCGATCATACGTAATGTAGTAGATTTACCACATCCTGATGGACCTACGAAGATGATGAATTCTTTATCTTCAATATCTAAATTGAAATCTTTAACTGCTACGAAGCCGTTTGAGTAACGTTTTTCGATGTTTTTTAATTTTAAACCTGCCACTTTGATTTCCCCCTTAAGTTTGGATAATTCATATGTCATTGGACTTACTTTACTATACTATACTTTTCTTTAGTTTCGCTATTGACTATTTTTATAAAAACAATTCTAGCATTTTGGCTAATAGTCCTAAATATCCCTCATCTCCTAATTATTAGGAGGTATAAACCTACTTTCACCATGAATATCAACAAATTCACTGGGGTATTCTTTATAAACATTTACATAACAACTGTTATAATCTGTAATTTTAAGTCACATTAACAAAGATTTTTATACATTTTGAGCGTATACTACGTATTTTTACTAAGATTTTCTATCAAATACCACTTCCTTCAAAAATAGTGGTAGTACAAGCATACGTTTAAAACGTGTTGGTTGTTGTAACAATCGATAAAACCATTCTAATCCTAGTTTTTGAAAAGCAATAGGAGCTCTTTTTACTCTACCTGCCATACCATCTAAGCTTCCACCCACACCTATGGCTACTCTCACATTTGGTAATAAGTGCTTATTTTCCTCTATCCACATTTCTTGCTTTGGTGCCCCTAATGCCACTAGTAAAATATTAGCACCTGAAGCATTAATATCCTCTATAATAGCTGGTTCATCTTCTTTTTTAAAATAGCCATCTCTAGTTCCAACAATCTGAATACCAGGATAAGTTTCTCTCATCTTCTGTGCAGCCTCTTCTGCAATCCCTGGCTTACTTCCAAAGAAATAATACTTGTAGCCTTCCTTCACAGCTCTTTTCATTGTATTTTGTACTAAGTCATAACCTGCTACACGTTCTGGAAGTCTTTCTCCCTTTTGGAGCTTTGATGCAATAACAACCCCTATGCCATCTGGTACTACTAAATCTGCTTTTTTTATAACCTCTAAAAACGCTTTGTTTCCTTTGGCTAGCATAACAATCTCTGGATTAGGTGTATATACTGGATGAAGGCCATCTGACTTCATGAATTCACTTACTTTCTCCACTGCCCCATCCATTGTTATATTCGAAATAGGTACACCTAAAATTTCTATTGTATTCATCATATTCTACCTCCACAACTCTTCATTGTTCATGCTTAATTGTTTATTATTCATCCATCATTATTTACTATTCTTTTTAACGCTTCAATCTAATTTTTCATTTTTCTAATTCTTCATTATTAATTCTTCATTGCTTTCCTGTTTATATTACTCATATCTTTATAGATATGCAAGTATTATAAACAAATTGGGGATTTTATATATGACATAACATATATAAAATCCCCATTCCATTTTTCTAGCTTATCTCTAGTTTATCTTTAGTAATTTCTTTATACACTCTATTGGCAAATAAAGACGAGATAGGTTAGCTTCATAGCTTATCTTTAATTGCTTCTTTTGCTCTGTTAAATTTTTCTCTAAATCTAATAAGCTTGTTTTAAAGCTTTCTTCCGTCACTTCACTCACATCTAAACAATAAGGTACTCTAGCTTCTTTTAAGAAAGCATCTACCTTAGGATCATAGGATAAACCTAACATAGGTACCTTAGTTGCTGCTGCCATGATTAAACTGTGAAGTCTCATCCCTATAATGAATTCAAATCCTGCTGTGTAAGTAAGAACCTCTTCAATAGAAAGCTTTTTAGCTATCACCTTGATCTGATCTTCACATGCCATGCCTTCATTTTGCATTTCCATAACAAGGGCAGCTTCTAAAGCTTTAGCAATGTCTAAATCTTGTTCATAGTGCATAGGAATAAGATACAGCTTATAGCCTTTTTTAATAAATTCTATTAAACCTTCTTTCATAGCTGAAATAAGCTTTTGATTTTGATCTTCATTTTGCCAAGGCCTAATATATATACCTATGGTTTTCTCAGTTGTCTTAACATCATTAGGCAAACTAATACCCAATACAGGGTCAATAGCTACACCTATTGATTTTTTAACCCCTATTTCTTCTAACAAAGCTTTGGAAGCTGGGTCCCTGACAAAGATACCATCTACCTTATTAACTACCTTTTTAATCAGCCACCTACTAAATCCTTTATTAACTGGTCCTATCCCCTGAGAATAAAACACTACTTTTTTCTTATAAAATTGTGCCATTTTAACAATCGCTAAATAATAAGGAATGGTTTTACTACTTGTAACATCTTGGAGCAAGCTGCCTCCACCACTAATGAGCAAATCACATGCTTTAATAATCTTAGCTACATTTTTCATATCCCATCGATTAATACTTTCTACCTGATATAAGCGTGCAGTTTTCTCTGGATTATTAGATAATACAGTAATTTGTACCTGTGGTATTTCTTTTTTCAGCATAGCTATAATGGAATAAAGTACTGCTTCATCTCCAATATTATCAAAGCCATAGTAACCTGATAATACTATTTTGTTTGTATTTGCCATTTTTTCATCATCCTACTTAATAATTTTAATACCCCTATTAAAATAAGGCCTAAAATAATTCCTAAAATAATACCATATGCACTTCTTAATAACGAAATAAGAATTGGTGTATGAATATGTGCATAAGTATTGACTAAAGAAACTGGTCCTATAGTAGCTAATATAACAAAAGGTATATAAGCTTCTTTGTATCCGTAATATAGTAAACACATTAAAATAGGATAGGCAATTAAAAATTCCTTTGTACGTGGTCTAACGCCAAGAATGTTATCTAGTAATTGTCTAAATTGCAACTCTAAATCTGATGCTGTTCCGCTATTCCCTGTTCTTGTTACATAGATAGCGAGCACACCACCTAGTAAAGCTATAAGAATAAGGGCTCCATAGCTAATCTTTCTATCTAGAATTCCCTTATAATATTTAAAGTCCCATTGATGCTTCTTAAAAATAAGGATTAATAAAACTAATACAATTGGCACTACTGTTGCTACTTTTACACCTGCAAACACATTAATTCCTAATGCAAAATTAGTTCTTGAGAGTGTTCCTATAATAGTAAGTACACCTCCAAATGAAATCGCACCTATTTTAAGGAAGCTTAAAATAGTTTCTTTCATATTTCTAGGTGTTTCTTTTAACCCTTTAACCATAGCATAGGTTGGGAACATAATAGACCCAAAGAGTGCCATAAGCTGGCTAGCTATTACAACATTTAGTTTGAGTAAACCAATATAGCCTATGATTCCTATAATCCCTAAAATATAGCCTACTTTAACCATACCTAGCTCTGCTAGTAATAATATAAAAATCATAATAGCTGCTAACCCTGCTAAAATAGCTACAAATACAGGAATAGGTGGTAAATTATAATCCTCTACGGTTCCTGTTAAAGTATAGCCCTTAGAAGTCGTATAGTTTACAAAACTTGATATAGCATCTTGTAAGTAATCAATATCTTCTTCAATATTAACTGTTGTAGGCATCTTGAATAAAAAGGCACGGATATTCCTTTCTCTAAGAGCTAGTTCATAACGCTCCATAAGCTGTGGTACTGTAAAGGTAGAGAGTTGTGTATCACCTATTGTATGAAGCCTAATCACCTTATAGTGTTTACCTTCTTCACTCGTTTTTTTAGCTAATGTATCAAACCCTTTTTGTTTATTACTTGTAAACTCTATAAATCCTAATTGATGATCTTGTATAAGTTTCTGCATTTCTTCATTATCTACACCTGGTACATCTGTATCAGCAAAGTAAATGGTATCTACACCATTGATACGTTCTATTTCCTGTACCACATAGTCAAGTGATTCTGGTGTAATATTAGTCCAGCTTTTAAGCTGAGGAGAAATAGTATAACCTAAGCTTGCTGCAAGATTAAGTGAGTCTACATCAAAGCCTACACCTGTATTAGTCAGTTCATTTGCAAATTCACCAATACTAATAAAATAAACGCCATCTTGCTCTAAATACTCTAATTCAATCCCTTTTGTTGCATAGCTTTCATAAATATTTTCTGCTACTACTTTATCCTCTGTTACAATGTAACGTGATTCTGGTTTAACCCCTTCTACATCAGGATAATAAAATTTCAATATATAACCTTCTAAAAGACTTATTTTACCTAAGCCTCTATACGTATAAAGGTCAGCTTCTACTGGGGAAGCTACTGTATTTTCTCTTACAAATAAAGTAGTCACACCTAGCTCTTTGAACCTTAATAATACTTCTTCTAGTGATCTATCTGTTTCAGTAGCGATTCTAAGAACATCGCTATAACGTATGGCTACTTCTACTCCCTTGTAGCTTTCTTCAGTTTGAATTCTTCTAACTCCTACAAATGAGCAAGCTATAAGTGAGATGACCATTACGGTATAAATTAGGATTTTAACTTGTTTTTTCATCTTTTCCTCCATTGGCTGTATAAATCATTAGTTTAATATATAGCCACCTCTCACCATTACTGTAAGCTGTTTTGTTGCCATTAAGCCTCTTCCATCTTCTCTTGGAATAAGTAATAAATTGTTTTTAGGTGCTACGGTATCCCCACTTAAATCTTTACCCTCTGTAATATCTTGAACACCACCTACGCTTGAAGCAACTATTTTCCCTTCACCAGCTCTAATAATCATTTCAGAGCCTTGTTTACCAAATATGATTTTTCCTTCTGGTACAACTACAATCTCATAAGTGCTACTTCCGCCTTGTTTTAACTCTGCGATTTCATCTCTTAATGTTAAGATGAGCTGCTCTTGTTCTTTTAATTGGTTAGCTAAAACAGTATTGCTAGTCCCCCCTGTTATTTGTGAAATTTTTTGGTCTACATAGCTCTTTGTCACTAGTGGGTCTTGTTCTGTTCCTATTAACCCATCAGCTGCATAAAGTGTTGTTGCCCCTATCATGAGTAAGCCTAATGTAAGTTTTAATTTTTTATTCATAGTATACCTCCTCTTAGTTAGTAATATTTATTTAAATTTCTCAAAGGTGTAATAAATTTTGTCTCCATCTATTTTGAACTTAAGGAAAGTACCTTCTTTATAGTTATCAGTAGTAACATTCATTCCATGCGTTCTTATGTATCTGATGCCATCTTCTATACGGACTTCATTTTCACTACCACCAGTAGTAACGACAAATATATTTCTTCCTGTGCTTTCTTTATAGGTCTTCAAATACTCATGTAATGCTTGTCCTTCTAGTGCATCATTGAACTGAGTAAGTGGATTTTTGCTCATCACTATAATAATATGTTTTGCATTGGTCTTATCTAAAGACTGTTTCAAGTAAATCCATGCTTGCTCTTGTGTTGTTCTCAGCCCTCCATTACCTGTTCCTAACATAATCATTTTCGTATTGTTATAATCAATAGCTTCATATGTATTTTTGTAAACATAGTTTGGCGCCCCAAGTGATAGCTCACTATTACTATTAGAGGCTAATAGTACTGCACCTGCTCCCTCTGATAACTGCTTACTTATACTAGCTAATGTATCTTTCCCTAGCATCATGCTAGATACCTTTGTTGGCCCCACTGCATTAATGATGTATTGATTTTGTATAGCTTGTTGCAGTGTAGGTTTATAAAAAGGATCTGCACTAGTATCATTTCTTGTTGCTATCCCTACCGTGTCTCTAAAACCTCTTGTTATGGAGACGTGATCTATATAAAGTGTAGTTGTTACCTTAGTAGCATTACTATTAGCATAAGTGTATAACTTTGTTACCTTTGCTGGCAAGCTTA
Coding sequences:
- a CDS encoding WecB/TagA/CpsF family glycosyltransferase; translation: MMNTIEILGVPISNITMDGAVEKVSEFMKSDGLHPVYTPNPEIVMLAKGNKAFLEVIKKADLVVPDGIGVVIASKLQKGERLPERVAGYDLVQNTMKRAVKEGYKYYFFGSKPGIAEEAAQKMRETYPGIQIVGTRDGYFKKEDEPAIIEDINASGANILLVALGAPKQEMWIEENKHLLPNVRVAIGVGGSLDGMAGRVKRAPIAFQKLGLEWFYRLLQQPTRFKRMLVLPLFLKEVVFDRKS
- the csaB gene encoding polysaccharide pyruvyl transferase CsaB, with the protein product MANTNKIVLSGYYGFDNIGDEAVLYSIIAMLKKEIPQVQITVLSNNPEKTARLYQVESINRWDMKNVAKIIKACDLLISGGGSLLQDVTSSKTIPYYLAIVKMAQFYKKKVVFYSQGIGPVNKGFSRWLIKKVVNKVDGIFVRDPASKALLEEIGVKKSIGVAIDPVLGISLPNDVKTTEKTIGIYIRPWQNEDQNQKLISAMKEGLIEFIKKGYKLYLIPMHYEQDLDIAKALEAALVMEMQNEGMACEDQIKVIAKKLSIEEVLTYTAGFEFIIGMRLHSLIMAAATKVPMLGLSYDPKVDAFLKEARVPYCLDVSEVTEESFKTSLLDLEKNLTEQKKQLKISYEANLSRLYLPIECIKKLLKIN
- a CDS encoding DUF5693 family protein; the encoded protein is MKKQVKILIYTVMVISLIACSFVGVRRIQTEESYKGVEVAIRYSDVLRIATETDRSLEEVLLRFKELGVTTLFVRENTVASPVEADLYTYRGLGKISLLEGYILKFYYPDVEGVKPESRYIVTEDKVVAENIYESYATKGIELEYLEQDGVYFISIGEFANELTNTGVGFDVDSLNLAASLGYTISPQLKSWTNITPESLDYVVQEIERINGVDTIYFADTDVPGVDNEEMQKLIQDHQLGFIEFTSNKQKGFDTLAKKTSEEGKHYKVIRLHTIGDTQLSTFTVPQLMERYELALRERNIRAFLFKMPTTVNIEEDIDYLQDAISSFVNYTTSKGYTLTGTVEDYNLPPIPVFVAILAGLAAIMIFILLLAELGMVKVGYILGIIGIIGYIGLLKLNVVIASQLMALFGSIMFPTYAMVKGLKETPRNMKETILSFLKIGAISFGGVLTIIGTLSRTNFALGINVFAGVKVATVVPIVLVLLILIFKKHQWDFKYYKGILDRKISYGALILIALLGGVLAIYVTRTGNSGTASDLELQFRQLLDNILGVRPRTKEFLIAYPILMCLLYYGYKEAYIPFVILATIGPVSLVNTYAHIHTPILISLLRSAYGIILGIILGLILIGVLKLLSRMMKKWQIQTK